Proteins encoded within one genomic window of Glycine soja cultivar W05 chromosome 1, ASM419377v2, whole genome shotgun sequence:
- the LOC114415368 gene encoding tubulin beta-2 chain, protein MREILHIQGGQCGNQIGAKFWEVVCAEHGIDPTGRYGGDSELQLERINVYYNEASCGRFVPRAVLMDLEPGTMDSVRSGPYGQIFRPDNFVFGQSGAGNNWAKGHYTEGAELIDSVLDVVRKEAENCDCLQGFQVCHSLGGGTGSGMGTLLISKIREEYPDRMMLTFSVFPSPKVSDTVVEPYNATLSVHQLVENADECMVLDNEALYDICFRTLKLTTPSFGDLNHLISATMSGVTCCLRFPGQLNSDLRKLAVNLIPFPRLHFFMVGFAPLTSRGSQQYRALSVPELTQQMWDSKNMMCAADPRHGRYLTASAMFRGKMSTKEVDEQMINVQNKNSSYFVEWIPHNVKSTVCDIPPTGLKMASTFIGNSTSIQEMFRRVSEQFTAMFRRKAFLHWYTGEGMDEMEFTEAESNMNDLVSEYQQYQDATADEDEYEEEEEEEEYGQHDM, encoded by the exons ATGCGTGAGATCCTTCACATCCAGGGTGGCCAATGCGGCAACCAGATCGGCGCCAAGTTCTGGGAGGTGGTTTGCGCGGAGCACGGGATCGACCCTACCGGAAGGTACGGTGGGGACTCGGAGTTGCAGCTCGAGAGGATCAATGTCTACTACAACGAGGCCAGTTGCGGTCGGTTCGTGCCGCGCGCGGTTCTCATGGACCTCGAACCGGGCACCATGGACAGCGTCCGGTCCGGGCCGTACGGGCAGATCTTCAGGCCCGACAACTTTGTGTTCGGGCAGTCCGGGGCAGGGAACAACTGGGCCAAGGGGCATTACACTGAGGGTGCGGAATTGATTGATTCCGTTCTCGATGTTGTGCGCAAGGAGGCTGAGAACTGCGATTGCTTGCAAG GTTTTCAAGTGTGCCATTCCCTGGGGGGAGGAACTGGATCAGGAATGGGAACCTTGTTGATTTCTAAGATCAGGGAAGAGTACCCAGATAGAATGATGCTTACTTTCTCTGTTTTCCCATCTCCAAAGGTTTCAGACACTGTTGTGGAACCCTACAATGCTACTCTCTCTGTTCACCAGCTTGTTGAAAATGCAGACGAGTGCATGGTGCTTGACAATGAAGCTTTGTATGACATCTGCTTCCGTACCCTCAAGCTAACCACCCCTAGCT TTGGTGACTTGAACCATTTGATCTCAGCGACAATGTCTGGTGTCACTTGTTGTTTGAGGTTCCCTGGTCAGTTAAACTCTGATCTGCGAAAGCTTGCAGTGAACCTCATTCCCTTCCCGCGGCTCCACTTTTTCATGGTGGGATTTGCTCCTTTGACATCTCGTGGCTCTCAGCAATACAGAGCCTTGAGTGTTCCAGAGCTCACCCAGCAAATGTGGGATTCCAAGAACATGATGTGTGCTGCTGACCCTCGACACGGCCGCTACCTCACTGCCTCAGCCATGTTTAGAGGAAAGATGAGCACCAAGGAGGTCGATGAACAAATGATCAATGTGCAGAACAAGAACTCCTCATACTTTGTGGAATGGATTCCCCACAATGTGAAATCCACAGTCTGTGACATTCCCCCAACCGGCTTGAAGATGGCTTCAACATTCATTGGCAACTCTACCTCCATTCAGGAGATGTTCCGTAGAGTGAGTGAGCAATTCACTGCTATGTTCAGGAGGAAGGCCTTCTTGCATTGGTATACCGGGGAAGGCATGGACGAGATGGAGTTCACTGAGGCTGAGAGCAACATGAACGATCTTGTGTCAGAGTATCAACAGTACCAGGATGCCACTGCTGATGAGGATGAGtatgaggaggaagaggaggaggaggagtatGGCCAACATGATATGTGA